ATCGTGGTGCACGAAAACGAGTCCATCTATCTGCCGATCGGTTGCGTGCACCGCATGGCCAATCCCGGCAAGATCCCGCTCGAGCTCATCGAAGTGCAGGTCGGGTCCTATCTCGGCGAGGACGACATCGTTCGTCTGGAAGACGTCTATAAGCGCGCCTGAGCCGGTACGACAGCGCTGCCGCAATGCAGCGATCGGAAATGGCATGCGTGATCGGCCAGCCTCGACACGTCATCCGAACGCAGATAAGCAGAATATAAGGTGGTGGAGCCCTGCTCCACCATTATGGATTCCTCGAAGATCCTGCGAGCCGTCGGCATCGAGGCGAACAGCAGAACGGCCTCTCGCATCGGCGATGCGCCTAGTCGGGAAATAGGCTGGACGCAACGCGCGCCACGTTGACTTTCAGGCCATGCCGCGGGTACCAGCGCCCGCATCGACCATTCAGCACTGCGGACAAAGCGGAGCCACTTCACGACATGACCCAAAAGCGTGCTCTCATCACCGGGGTGACCGGGCAGGATGGTGCCTATCTGTCCCAGTTCCTGCTGTCGAAAGACTATGAAGTTCACGGCCTGCTGCGCCGGAGCGCCTCCGCCGATGTCGTCAACAGCCGTCTGACCTGGCTCGGAATTGCCGACAAGGTAATCCTTCACGACGGCAATCTGACCGACCTTTCGGGCCTGATCCGCACCTTCGAAGAGGTTCAGCCGGACGAAATCTACAACCTGGCCGCCCAGTCCTTCGTCAAATCTTCCTGGCAGCAACCGCTCCTGACAGGGGCCGTCACCGGGCTCGGTGCGGGAAACATGCTGGAAGCGACCCGCATCGCCTGCCCGAAGGCGCGCTATTACCAGGCTTCCTCGTCCGAAATGTACGGCTTGATTCAAGAGCCGGTGCAGTCGGAGAAAACGCCCTTCTATCCGCGCTCGCCCTATGCCGTAGCCAAGCTCTACGCGCACTGGATGACGGTGAACTACCGCGAGAGCTTTGGCCTGCATGCTTCGAGCGGCATCCTGTTCAATCACGAGTCGCCGCTGCGTGGCATCGAATTCGTGACACGCAAGATTACCGACGGCGTTGCCCGCATCAAGCTTGGCCTGCGCAAGGATCTGGCGCTGGGCAATCTCGATGCGAAGCGCGACTGGGGACATGCTCGTGATTATGTCAAAGCCATGTGGCTCATGCTGCAGCAGGAGACGCCCGATGATTATGTCGTGGCGACCGGCCGCACCGTTTCGGTGCGGGAGTTCTGCGAACTCGCCTTCGGCCATGTCGGACTGAACATGGAAGACCATGTGGTGATCGATCCGCGCTACATGCGGCCCGCCGAGGTCGAGGTTCTGCTGGGCGATCCGGGCAAGGCCCGCAAGGCACTGGGTTGGGAGGCGGAAACCCGTCTCGAGCAGCTCGTTGCCGAAATGGTCGAGGCCGACCTCGCTCGCCTGAAACAGCACGCGCATCTCTAATCGCGCCATGCCGACGATGATGCGCGTTCTGGTCACAGGTGCTGCCGGCTTCGTCGGCTCCCATTTGGCGCAGGCGCTGAAGCGCGCCTGCGGCGATGATATCCTCATCCGCGCGACATCAAAAACGGCGGGGCAGCACCCGGACTATGGGCCAATCAGTGCCCTGGATATCGAAGATGCAGCGGCCGTCGCGCAAGCAATCCAAGACCACGCGCCGACGCACGTCATCCACCTCGCAGGCATTGCCGCCCCGTCCGCGGCCAATGCCAATCCGCGCCTTGCCTGGAATGTCCACCTCGGCGGCGCCCTCAATCTCGGCGAGGCTATTCTCCGGCATGCTCCGGCCTGTCATTTGCTGCATGTCGGCACCGGGCTTGTTTATGGCACCACGGCAAAATCGGGACTGCCGCTCGGCGAGGATGCCCTGCTCGCGCCGGCCGATGGATATGCGGCCAGCAAGGCCGCCGCCGATCTCGCACTTGGCGCGATGAGCCAGCAGGGGCTCAAATGCATCCGCCTGCGGCCGTTCAATCACTCGGGGCCCGGGCAGAGCGACGCCTTTGTGATTCCGGCCTTTGCGCGGCAGATCGCCGAGATCGAGGCAGGGCACTCCGCGCCGCAGCTGCGGGTTGGCAATCTCGACGCCGAACGCGACTTCCTCGACGTGCGCGATGTTGCGCGAGCCTATGTGCTGGCAGCCCTGAATGCTGATGCGCTCGCGCCAGGAACGATCCTCAACATAGCGTCCGGCACGCCCCGGCGCATCGGCGCGGTTCTCGAGGCACTGTTGGCTCTGGCGAAGATCAAGATCGAGGTCGCGAGCGACCCTGCGCGCATGCGGCCAAGCGACCTGCCACGCATCGTCGGTGCCGCGGACTGTGCAAAGATGGCGCTCGGCTGGTCACCGCAATTTGCGTTCAATGACACGATTGCCGCTGTCCTGGATGACTGGCGGCGACGTACCACCGTTCGCTAACACGCGAGCACTGGTTACGCCCCCCAAGACAAGGATATCCGCGCTCCGTGTTCGAACGCTCACTTGGCTCTGAGCCCGCAGGCAGGGAGCGTTACCCTACATTGAGCCAAGGCGGATTGCACAAGGGATTTGCTCCTTCGAACGATCTGGCCGCGGTTGCCAACCGCGCGGGGCTTCCCATCCCGTGGCGGCAAAGGCTGCTACATCATTCTGACGCGAGCGGTCCGGATAACGGTTGCTGGTTTGCGCTACGACCATCGGCCTGAAACGTTCATGTCTGCGGCGTATGAGGATTTCTGGAAGCGATGACAATCCGTCCAAAGGGAAACTTGGTTCTCCTGAGCACATACCCGATCGCGGAGGCCCGCCATGGTGGACAATTGCGTGTCGCCAACATGAAGCGCGCCTACGAAGCTGCAGGCTGGACGGTCACGACATTGGCGATCTACCAGGCGGAATCCTATAGCGCATCACAGGTCGGCCCGCGCGATATCCCTTTCCCAATGAGCAGTCGCTATCGGCAATTTTCCGGGCAAGACATTCCTTTCATCGAAGACCTCCAATCTGGACCATTCGCGATCGCACCGGACGGAGCATTTGATCGCATCCTTGGCAGTTTGCCGTCCAATGTCGCCGTCTTCCAGACTGAACATCCCTGGCTCTGGCCATTGGTTGCGAAACTTCGGCAGCGTCCTGAATTTGCGTCTAGCCTCTCCGTCTATTCTTCACACAATATCGAAAATCCCCTGAAAGCAGGCATTCTCAAGCCTTTTGAAAGCAGTGCCATACCGCAGGCCATCGCCGCGGTGGAAGCCGTCGAAAAGCGTGCTGCGCTTGAGGCCGACCTGACGATCGCGGTCTCGGAAGATGATGCAAGAATGCTGCGCGAATGGGGCGCACGTCACATCGTCCTGGCGCCAAACGGCATCGCTCCTTGGCAAGCCGCCGAGAGTGACCTGCGCCGCTGGAGCGAGCGGCTTCCGACGTATCCCTGGCTGCTATACGTGGCCAGCGGCCATCCCCCCAACTATTCACACTTTATGGAAACATTTGGCGACTCACTGGCGTGCTTCCCGCCAACTAGCTGTGAGTTCTGGTCAGGTTGTTCCGGCGAGAGCTTGAGCCGGTGATCGTCGTGCGAGGCTAGCATGCGGCCGGTGCTGGTTGTACCAGGCCAGCCATCGCGTGAGATCTGCGGTCCGGCGGGCGGAAGAGGGGAACGGGATGGCATAGGCCCATTCCCTGAGCATGGTCTGAATGAAGCGCTCTGCCTTGCCGTTCGTCTTCGGGGTGTAGGGTCGGGTGCGGATGTGCCGGATGGCGAGCATCCTCAACGCTTTGCGGAAGAGCCTGGCGATGTATCCCGAGCCGTTGTCGGTCATCACTCTTTGCACGCTGACGCAGCTTGGCCGCCAGCCCGGGCCAGAACGCGCTCGTCGCCGATCGGGACGCATGGGGCCGGGACGAGCGGTTCTGCAGCCCGGCTTCTCCATCGCTCCGCCATCGCGACAGCCATTTGCGGGCGGTTCGCTCGCTGACCCCGAAGCCGGCCGCCACTTCGCCGACAGGCCGGCCGTCTCCTACGATCCGCCGGATCATCTCCGCTCGACCAAGCGGCGTCGTTCGCGCATTCTTGTGCGGGTTGTTCATCCTCGTGCCCTGCGGTGCTTCGTGTCGCAACGACCACCTTCGGGCTCTCACGGGCGATGAACAACCTCCTCGGACTCCACAACTAGCCGTCTGGTCGTCGCCGGCGGGGTCTGCGAACATCTGCATCATGCCGCTGCAGGCTCGAAATGGAGCAGCCTCAACCAGTCGCGGCTGCAGTTGTTGTTTGAACTCAGCGACAACGATCTGGCCGCCGTGAAAACGCTCGCCCACGGTTTCGTTCTGCCCATCCCCTTCGGAGGCGGAACAAACATCAAGACAGCGGAAGCCCTCTTTTCGGGCAAGCATATCGTCGGCACTCCGGCAGCATTTCGCGGCTACGAGCAATACCTCGACCTTCCTGGGGTCCGGGTCGCGACCGATCCGGAGCACTTCCACGCCGCGATACGGGACGTCATTCAATCGCCTTCGCCCGTTTCCAGCAGTGCGGAAGATGCCCAACGGCGTTTCCATCTGCAATGGGACAAGAGCTTGGAGCTAGCCACACAAACGGTCGGAGAGATGGCCGGGAAAAGGAGCGGTCATGGGTAAGATCTGGCTCGATGTCACAACAATTCTGGCTTGGAACCGGCCGGCCGTTGGCATCATCCGCGTCGAGGCCGAATGTGCGCGGTTTGCTCTCGAGCAGCGCTCCGACACGGTCCTGTTTTGCCGCTATGATCGCGGGCAAGGTTACCTCGCTGTCGCCTCGAATACCGTGCATGAAGCGATCGATCGCATCACTCGCGGTCATCAGGGTGAGCAGGGCCAGACAGGTGGGCGCCCCGGGGTCAAGCCGCCGCTCGAGAAAAGGCTTGGCGGCCTCGTAAGCCGGCTGGCCAGTTTCATGCCTGACGGGGCACGGGGCCGCACGCTGCAATATGTTGGCAGCAAACGTGAAGCGGCCGGCGCTGTCATCAGCGCTGCTCGGGAGCTTCGCCGCGCATTGCGCGCCTGGCGGAATTCCTCGTCAGTCTCCCCTGTTCCTGAGACGATCGCGCGACGCGATCTGCCCAACTGCCCCTTCGAAGCCGACGACGTCTATGTAACGCTCGGCCTCGACTGGGACCAGAAGGACTTGCCCATTGTCTTCGAGTTGAAAGCGGCAAGAGGTTTCAAGACGATTTTTTGCTGCTACGATGTCATACCAGTCAAATTCCCTCACCTTTGCGTTGGCGACGTAGCTGCTGTCTTCGCACGCTATTTCTCAGATCTTGCCTGGTGCGCCGATGAAATCATGTGTATCTCTGAGTGCAGCAAGCGTGATCTCCTCAACCTGCTGCGCACACTCGGGGCCCCCACTCCAGAGGCGACGGTCTTTCGGCTCGGCAGCAACATTGCAATCCCGGACGGAAAGGGCGTCTCCGATCACATCGAGAAGACCGTGGGCGACCGCTTCATTCTCTTTGTCTCCACGATCGAGCGGCGCAAGAACCACGAAACTCTTTATCGTGCCTATGCGCGCCTCGTCGACCAGGGCGAAACCAACCTCCCGAAGCTTATTTTTGTCGGTATGCCAGGCTGGGGTGTTGCCGATTTTCTGACCGATGTAAGACTTGACCCACGTGTACAAGGATTGATTGAAAATCTACATAATGTGAGCGATTCAGATCTCGCTTGGCTCTATCAAAATTCTCTCTTCACGGTTTTCCCGTCACTCTATGAGGGATGGGGTCTTGCGGTTGCAGAAAGCTTGGCGGCCGGAAAATTCTGCCTTGCATCCGACCAGGGATCCATTCCGGAGGTTGGTGGGAACCTCGTTGAATATCTCGATCCCTGGAGCGTTCCGCTCTGGGCAGAGCGGCTGAAATGGTATTTTGACAATCCCGCAGCCCTGAAAAACGCAGAGGAACGGATCCGAAAGGAATTTCAGCCACCCCGCTGGGACGCGGCCGCCGCGAAGGTTTTCGAGCGGGCTGAGCGCCTTATCACGCCTCTTCCAGTCTCCAGGCAGACCGAAGCAGATGCGGCACGCTGACGATAGGTGGCTGCCGGTGGCATGACCGCTGAAGAAATTCGCAGACGCAGCAGCCGCTGCTGAAGCCATCGTGTGAGGATCTGCCACGGTCCCGAACAAGGGGACTGTATCGCCTGATACGAGAGGGCTACAGGAAATCGATCCAATCAGATGCAAGCTCACCTCGTGAT
This window of the bacterium YEK0313 genome carries:
- the gmd gene encoding GDP-mannose 4,6-dehydratase, producing the protein MTQKRALITGVTGQDGAYLSQFLLSKDYEVHGLLRRSASADVVNSRLTWLGIADKVILHDGNLTDLSGLIRTFEEVQPDEIYNLAAQSFVKSSWQQPLLTGAVTGLGAGNMLEATRIACPKARYYQASSSEMYGLIQEPVQSEKTPFYPRSPYAVAKLYAHWMTVNYRESFGLHASSGILFNHESPLRGIEFVTRKITDGVARIKLGLRKDLALGNLDAKRDWGHARDYVKAMWLMLQQETPDDYVVATGRTVSVREFCELAFGHVGLNMEDHVVIDPRYMRPAEVEVLLGDPGKARKALGWEAETRLEQLVAEMVEADLARLKQHAHL
- the rmd gene encoding GDP-6-deoxy-D-mannose reductase, with amino-acid sequence MMRVLVTGAAGFVGSHLAQALKRACGDDILIRATSKTAGQHPDYGPISALDIEDAAAVAQAIQDHAPTHVIHLAGIAAPSAANANPRLAWNVHLGGALNLGEAILRHAPACHLLHVGTGLVYGTTAKSGLPLGEDALLAPADGYAASKAAADLALGAMSQQGLKCIRLRPFNHSGPGQSDAFVIPAFARQIAEIEAGHSAPQLRVGNLDAERDFLDVRDVARAYVLAALNADALAPGTILNIASGTPRRIGAVLEALLALAKIKIEVASDPARMRPSDLPRIVGAADCAKMALGWSPQFAFNDTIAAVLDDWRRRTTVR
- the mshA_5 gene encoding D-inositol-3-phosphate glycosyltransferase, yielding MGKIWLDVTTILAWNRPAVGIIRVEAECARFALEQRSDTVLFCRYDRGQGYLAVASNTVHEAIDRITRGHQGEQGQTGGRPGVKPPLEKRLGGLVSRLASFMPDGARGRTLQYVGSKREAAGAVISAARELRRALRAWRNSSSVSPVPETIARRDLPNCPFEADDVYVTLGLDWDQKDLPIVFELKAARGFKTIFCCYDVIPVKFPHLCVGDVAAVFARYFSDLAWCADEIMCISECSKRDLLNLLRTLGAPTPEATVFRLGSNIAIPDGKGVSDHIEKTVGDRFILFVSTIERRKNHETLYRAYARLVDQGETNLPKLIFVGMPGWGVADFLTDVRLDPRVQGLIENLHNVSDSDLAWLYQNSLFTVFPSLYEGWGLAVAESLAAGKFCLASDQGSIPEVGGNLVEYLDPWSVPLWAERLKWYFDNPAALKNAEERIRKEFQPPRWDAAAAKVFERAERLITPLPVSRQTEADAAR